A genomic window from Lepisosteus oculatus isolate fLepOcu1 chromosome 27, fLepOcu1.hap2, whole genome shotgun sequence includes:
- the LOC138225350 gene encoding zinc finger protein 865-like isoform X1 yields the protein MRFLYPGARAGAEVPVRCRFPESCRGRHAGAGRRGHLLRPALPQLRPPPGGRPRPPPAPLPAAGLPAVPAVGGHGGARPPAPAAPALLPALHAGPVGGAPPRRRPGPREEEAEEERAALPLLRQRRRGVPITVPDSPEEDSTRAAGLDDSPADCEPAAPQGSGVLAPADDGDPRTGLASQSAPGRSVPGDDTHHEPSSPQGSGLLAADDGDIWSELDELLSPQSQMLADGEDSRALDPESWPSKSLSPWLLAPADDIWTELDELFSRQSQMFAEDEDSGTTDPEVGPGESSSVRPDCEPASPRGSGVLSAARADEPRLGPDPPSAPQGQAGAEDRKHCAARTADPEERPGETSLAHPDCEPDSGVRQPASDGEDAKMSPDQTSPDRTTAAGTEHYTSTDSPPGAPDSGGPRGGRTPAKDRARKTSRLRCHFCGATFPRAHHLGSHLRAHRALPLRCGLCGLQAPSYWKLNLHLEQHGAGPGAEAEVTSSARPAAPARSPAGSPRSRSRSPAEGVPQRASADSSTEPARARSRGAPRGLAGSLAGKKGAHGCHFCGATFSKAENLGSHLRAHRALPLRCEHCGLRAPSLWKLNQHLQGPQTGGPPPSGGRRAACSAGAEAQPWAAPERRASAGERGASGDLPGNSAPRKAGCRCHFCGAVFSRAENLGSHLRAHRALPLGCELCGLRAPSLWKLNQHLLTHGADEPLPAGAGTGTPQAGRPSGPQRQTGAAPRGLAGRPPEEADSSTRAPGLANGGPARKRASARCNFCGAGHSSPLGLRAHLQVHRALPLLCRRCGFEAGDHWGLNRHLRRHRKGESLPSGAADSTGPRARPPEAALSCPDCGRAFRTPFWLAMHSQAHLPSWQEAQKRALIRRKAASGGGSPILLGSFSVLNRVPLFRSGAPESQERGPMSFPPDAPPPQPRHPENELGRPGGRTEAPAAPTPPETPEPDGFSTHDPRSSTETSRPPPRESSPPQDPEAQAPGKILLLDPGFLGRPDQPAPGGHAFVKQAYLSERERASAAPLTPLGDSGTDDPPDRSGPREPAGSSGRAAPRAPARRPCPDCGALFTVPCSLALHWRRRPRRPRRHACWCGLSCPGLLRLLRHQLAHVRDANYICCGCGQAVRGGARLVRHWRRHGPPGAPLTCVCGVAFKRISSFVWHLLRNAGGSPGGPGQGTPFLANQR from the exons ATGCGCTTTTTATACCCAG GTGCCCGTGCCGGAGCAGAGGTCCCAGTCCGCTGCCGATTCCCAGAGTCCTGCCGGGGCAGGCATGCTGGGGCTGGGAGACGCGGTCACCTGCTGCGCCCCGCACTGCCCCAACTCCGCCCGCCCCCCGGGGGGCGCCCCCGACCCCCTCCTGCACCCCTTCCCGCCGCGGGGCTCCCGGCTGTTCCAGCTGTGGGAGGGCATGGTGGGGCGCGCCCCCCTGCCCCCGCAGCCCCGGCTCTGCTCCCTGCACTTCACGCCGGACCAGTGGGAGGCGCGCCGCCGCGACGCCGGCCTGGGCCCCGCGAGGAGGAGGCTGAAGAAGAGCGCGCTGCCCTCCCGCTTCTTCGACAGCGACGGCGAGGA GTGCCGATCACCGTCCCGGACAGCCCGGAAGAGGACAGCACCAGGGCCGCTGGGCTGGACGATTCTCCA GCAGATTGTGAGCCAGCTGCACCGCAAGGCTCGGGGGTCCTGGCTCCAGCTGACGATGGGGACCCCCGGACCGGGCTGGCCAGCCAGAGCGCCCCGGGCCGGAGCGTGCCGGGAGACGACACGCACCACGAGCCGTCATCCCCGCAGGGCTCGGGGCTCCTCGCCGCCGACGACGGCGACATCTGGAGCGAGCTGGACGAGCTCCTCAGTCCCCAGAGCCAGATGCTTGCCGACGGCGAAGATTCCCGCGCCCTGGATCCAGAGTCCTGGCCCAGCAAGTCCTTGTCTCCCTGGCTCCTGGCTCCCGCCGACGACATCTGGACCGAGCTGGACGAGCTCTTCAGCCGCCAGAGCCAGATGTTTGCGGAGGACGAGGACTCCGGCACCACCGACCCAGAGGTCGGGCCCGGCGAGAGTTCGTCCGTGCGCCCCGACTGCGAGCCGGCCTCGCCGCGAGGCTCGGGGGTCCTCTCTGCCGCCCGCGCCGACGAGCCCCGGCTGGGGCCGGACCCCCCCTCCGCTCCGCAGGGCCAGGCCGGCGCCGAAGACAGGAAGCACTGCGCTGCCCGCACAGCGGATCCAGAGGAGCGGCCCGGGGAGACATCGCTTGCGCACCCAGATTGCGAGCCGGACTCCGGGGTCCGCCAGCCTGCGTCCGACGGCGAGGACGCCAAGATGAGTCCGGACCAGACGAGTCCGGACCGCACCACCGCCGCAGGCACAGAGCACTACACATCGACAGACAGCCCCCCGGGGGCACCGGACAGCGGAGGACCGCGGGGGGGCCGCACGCCGGCCAAGGACAGGGCTCGGAAGACAAGCAGACTCCGGTGTCACTTCTGCGGGGCCACGTTCCCCAGGGCCCACCACCTGGGGTCCCACCTGCGGGCCCACCGCGCCCTCCCGCTCCGCTGCGGGCTCTGCGGGCTCCAGGCCCCGAGCTACTGGAAGCTCAACCTGCACCTGGAGCAGCACGGCGCGGGGCCAGGGGCCGAGGCTGAGGTGACGTCGTCGGCGAGGCCCGCCGCGCCGGCCCGCTCTCCCGCCGGCTCCCCGCGCTCCCGGAGCCGGAGCCCCGCGGAGGGCGTCCCGCAGCGCGCGTCCGCGGACAGCTCCACGGAGCCGGCCCGGGCCAGGAGCAGGGGGGCGCCCAGGGGCCTGGCGGGCAGTCTCGCGGGGAAGAAGGGCGCCCACGGGTGTCACTTCTGCGGAGCCACCTTCTCCAAGGCCGAGAACCTGGGCTCGCACCTGCGGGCCCACCGGGCCCTGCCGCTCCGCTGCGAGCACTGCGGGCTCCGGGCCCCCAGCCTCTGGAAGCTCAACCAGCACCTGCAGGGGCCCCAGACAGGAGGGCCCCCCCCCAGCGGGGGCCGGCGGGCCGCCTGCAGCGCCGGGGCGGAGGCCCAGCCCTGGGCGGCGCCCGAGCGGCGCGCGTCGGCGGGGGAGCGCGGGGCGAGCGGAGATCTGCCCGGGAATTCGGCTCCGAGGAAGGCCGGGTGCAGGTGTCACTTCTGCGGAGCAGTCTTCAGCAGAGCCGAGAACCTGGGCTCCCACCTGCGGGCCCACCGCGCCCTCCCGCTCGGGTGCGAGCTCTGCGGGCTCCGGGCCCCCAGCCTCTGGAAGCTCAACCAGCACCTGCTGACCCACGGGGCGGACGAGCCCTTGCCCGCTGGGGCTGGGACCGGCACGCCCCAGGCGGGGCGCCCCTCGGGGCCCCAGAGGCAGACGGGCGCCGCGCCCCGCGGGCTTGCCGGGCGCCCCCCGGAGGAAGCGGATTCCAGCACGAGGGCTCCGGGCCTCGCCAACGGAGGACCGGCCCGGAAGAGGGCCAGCGCCAGGTGTAACTTCTGCGGCGCGGGCCACTCCAGCCCGCTGGGCCTGAGGGCGCACCTGCAGGTGCACCGCGCCCTGCCGCTGCTCTGCCGGCGCTGCGGGTTCGAGGCCGGGGACCACTGGGGTCTCAACCGCCACCTGAGGAGGCACCGGAAGGGGGAGTCTCTCCCCAGCGGCGCCGCCGACTCCACGGGCCCGCGGGCCCGGCCCCCCGAGGCGGCGCTGTCCTGTCCGGACTGCGGCAGGGCGTTCCGGACCCCCTTCTGGCTCGCCATGCACTCGCAGGCCCACCTGCCCAGCTGGCAGGAAGCGCAGAAGAGGGCGCTGATCCGGAGGAAGGCTGCGTCCGGCGGGGGCTCGCCCATCCTGCTGGGGAGCTTCTCCGTCCTCAACCGGGTCCCTCTCTTCCGCTCGGGCGCCCCAGAGTCCCAAGAGCGGGGCCCCATGTCCTTCCCGCCAGATGCCCCCCCCCCGCAGCCCCGCCATCCTGAGAATGAGCTCGGACGGCCAGGTGGGAGGACCGAAGCCCCAGCTGCCCCGACTCCGCCGGAGACCCCTGAGCCGGACGGGTTTTCCACCCACGATCCACGGAGCTCCACAGAAACATCCAGACCCCCGCCCCGGGAGTCCTCTCCGCCCCAGGACCCGGAGGCACAAGCCCCAGGAAAGATCCTCCTGCTGGATCCCGGCTTCCTCGGGAGACCGGACCAGCCGGCCCCGGGGGGCCACGCCTTCGTCAAGCAGGCCTACCTGTCGGAGCGCGAGCGGGCTTCGGCGGCGCCTCTGACCCCCCTGGGAGACTCCGGCACGGATGACCCTCCGGACCGCAGCGGGCCCCGGGAGCCGGCGGGCTCGTCCGGCCGGGCTGCGCCCCGGGCCCCAGCGCGGCGCCCCTGCCCGGACTGCGGCGCCCTCTTCACCGTGCCCTGCTCCCTGGCGCTGCACTGGCGCCGGCGGCCGCGGCGGCCCCGGCGCCACGCCTGCTGGTGCGGCCTGTCCTGCCCCGGCCTGCTCCGGCTGCTCCGGCACCAGCTGGCGCACGTCCGGGACGCCAACTACATCTGCTGCGGCTGCGGCCAGGCGGTGCGGGGCGGCGCCCGGCTGGTCAGGCACTGGCGCAGGCACGGCCCCCCGGGGGCGCCCCTGACCTGCGTGTGCGGGGTCGCCTTCAAGAGGATCTCCAGCTTCGTGTGGCACCTGCTGAGAAACGCGGGAGGGTCCCCCGGCGGCCCCGGTCAGGGCACCCCTTTTCTAGCCAACCAGCGCTGA
- the LOC138225350 gene encoding zinc finger protein 865-like isoform X2 translates to MLGLGDAVTCCAPHCPNSARPPGGAPDPLLHPFPPRGSRLFQLWEGMVGRAPLPPQPRLCSLHFTPDQWEARRRDAGLGPARRRLKKSALPSRFFDSDGEEYEMVPITVPDSPEEDSTRAAGLDDSPADCEPAAPQGSGVLAPADDGDPRTGLASQSAPGRSVPGDDTHHEPSSPQGSGLLAADDGDIWSELDELLSPQSQMLADGEDSRALDPESWPSKSLSPWLLAPADDIWTELDELFSRQSQMFAEDEDSGTTDPEVGPGESSSVRPDCEPASPRGSGVLSAARADEPRLGPDPPSAPQGQAGAEDRKHCAARTADPEERPGETSLAHPDCEPDSGVRQPASDGEDAKMSPDQTSPDRTTAAGTEHYTSTDSPPGAPDSGGPRGGRTPAKDRARKTSRLRCHFCGATFPRAHHLGSHLRAHRALPLRCGLCGLQAPSYWKLNLHLEQHGAGPGAEAEVTSSARPAAPARSPAGSPRSRSRSPAEGVPQRASADSSTEPARARSRGAPRGLAGSLAGKKGAHGCHFCGATFSKAENLGSHLRAHRALPLRCEHCGLRAPSLWKLNQHLQGPQTGGPPPSGGRRAACSAGAEAQPWAAPERRASAGERGASGDLPGNSAPRKAGCRCHFCGAVFSRAENLGSHLRAHRALPLGCELCGLRAPSLWKLNQHLLTHGADEPLPAGAGTGTPQAGRPSGPQRQTGAAPRGLAGRPPEEADSSTRAPGLANGGPARKRASARCNFCGAGHSSPLGLRAHLQVHRALPLLCRRCGFEAGDHWGLNRHLRRHRKGESLPSGAADSTGPRARPPEAALSCPDCGRAFRTPFWLAMHSQAHLPSWQEAQKRALIRRKAASGGGSPILLGSFSVLNRVPLFRSGAPESQERGPMSFPPDAPPPQPRHPENELGRPGGRTEAPAAPTPPETPEPDGFSTHDPRSSTETSRPPPRESSPPQDPEAQAPGKILLLDPGFLGRPDQPAPGGHAFVKQAYLSERERASAAPLTPLGDSGTDDPPDRSGPREPAGSSGRAAPRAPARRPCPDCGALFTVPCSLALHWRRRPRRPRRHACWCGLSCPGLLRLLRHQLAHVRDANYICCGCGQAVRGGARLVRHWRRHGPPGAPLTCVCGVAFKRISSFVWHLLRNAGGSPGGPGQGTPFLANQR, encoded by the exons ATGCTGGGGCTGGGAGACGCGGTCACCTGCTGCGCCCCGCACTGCCCCAACTCCGCCCGCCCCCCGGGGGGCGCCCCCGACCCCCTCCTGCACCCCTTCCCGCCGCGGGGCTCCCGGCTGTTCCAGCTGTGGGAGGGCATGGTGGGGCGCGCCCCCCTGCCCCCGCAGCCCCGGCTCTGCTCCCTGCACTTCACGCCGGACCAGTGGGAGGCGCGCCGCCGCGACGCCGGCCTGGGCCCCGCGAGGAGGAGGCTGAAGAAGAGCGCGCTGCCCTCCCGCTTCTTCGACAGCGACGGCGAGGAGTACGAGATG GTGCCGATCACCGTCCCGGACAGCCCGGAAGAGGACAGCACCAGGGCCGCTGGGCTGGACGATTCTCCA GCAGATTGTGAGCCAGCTGCACCGCAAGGCTCGGGGGTCCTGGCTCCAGCTGACGATGGGGACCCCCGGACCGGGCTGGCCAGCCAGAGCGCCCCGGGCCGGAGCGTGCCGGGAGACGACACGCACCACGAGCCGTCATCCCCGCAGGGCTCGGGGCTCCTCGCCGCCGACGACGGCGACATCTGGAGCGAGCTGGACGAGCTCCTCAGTCCCCAGAGCCAGATGCTTGCCGACGGCGAAGATTCCCGCGCCCTGGATCCAGAGTCCTGGCCCAGCAAGTCCTTGTCTCCCTGGCTCCTGGCTCCCGCCGACGACATCTGGACCGAGCTGGACGAGCTCTTCAGCCGCCAGAGCCAGATGTTTGCGGAGGACGAGGACTCCGGCACCACCGACCCAGAGGTCGGGCCCGGCGAGAGTTCGTCCGTGCGCCCCGACTGCGAGCCGGCCTCGCCGCGAGGCTCGGGGGTCCTCTCTGCCGCCCGCGCCGACGAGCCCCGGCTGGGGCCGGACCCCCCCTCCGCTCCGCAGGGCCAGGCCGGCGCCGAAGACAGGAAGCACTGCGCTGCCCGCACAGCGGATCCAGAGGAGCGGCCCGGGGAGACATCGCTTGCGCACCCAGATTGCGAGCCGGACTCCGGGGTCCGCCAGCCTGCGTCCGACGGCGAGGACGCCAAGATGAGTCCGGACCAGACGAGTCCGGACCGCACCACCGCCGCAGGCACAGAGCACTACACATCGACAGACAGCCCCCCGGGGGCACCGGACAGCGGAGGACCGCGGGGGGGCCGCACGCCGGCCAAGGACAGGGCTCGGAAGACAAGCAGACTCCGGTGTCACTTCTGCGGGGCCACGTTCCCCAGGGCCCACCACCTGGGGTCCCACCTGCGGGCCCACCGCGCCCTCCCGCTCCGCTGCGGGCTCTGCGGGCTCCAGGCCCCGAGCTACTGGAAGCTCAACCTGCACCTGGAGCAGCACGGCGCGGGGCCAGGGGCCGAGGCTGAGGTGACGTCGTCGGCGAGGCCCGCCGCGCCGGCCCGCTCTCCCGCCGGCTCCCCGCGCTCCCGGAGCCGGAGCCCCGCGGAGGGCGTCCCGCAGCGCGCGTCCGCGGACAGCTCCACGGAGCCGGCCCGGGCCAGGAGCAGGGGGGCGCCCAGGGGCCTGGCGGGCAGTCTCGCGGGGAAGAAGGGCGCCCACGGGTGTCACTTCTGCGGAGCCACCTTCTCCAAGGCCGAGAACCTGGGCTCGCACCTGCGGGCCCACCGGGCCCTGCCGCTCCGCTGCGAGCACTGCGGGCTCCGGGCCCCCAGCCTCTGGAAGCTCAACCAGCACCTGCAGGGGCCCCAGACAGGAGGGCCCCCCCCCAGCGGGGGCCGGCGGGCCGCCTGCAGCGCCGGGGCGGAGGCCCAGCCCTGGGCGGCGCCCGAGCGGCGCGCGTCGGCGGGGGAGCGCGGGGCGAGCGGAGATCTGCCCGGGAATTCGGCTCCGAGGAAGGCCGGGTGCAGGTGTCACTTCTGCGGAGCAGTCTTCAGCAGAGCCGAGAACCTGGGCTCCCACCTGCGGGCCCACCGCGCCCTCCCGCTCGGGTGCGAGCTCTGCGGGCTCCGGGCCCCCAGCCTCTGGAAGCTCAACCAGCACCTGCTGACCCACGGGGCGGACGAGCCCTTGCCCGCTGGGGCTGGGACCGGCACGCCCCAGGCGGGGCGCCCCTCGGGGCCCCAGAGGCAGACGGGCGCCGCGCCCCGCGGGCTTGCCGGGCGCCCCCCGGAGGAAGCGGATTCCAGCACGAGGGCTCCGGGCCTCGCCAACGGAGGACCGGCCCGGAAGAGGGCCAGCGCCAGGTGTAACTTCTGCGGCGCGGGCCACTCCAGCCCGCTGGGCCTGAGGGCGCACCTGCAGGTGCACCGCGCCCTGCCGCTGCTCTGCCGGCGCTGCGGGTTCGAGGCCGGGGACCACTGGGGTCTCAACCGCCACCTGAGGAGGCACCGGAAGGGGGAGTCTCTCCCCAGCGGCGCCGCCGACTCCACGGGCCCGCGGGCCCGGCCCCCCGAGGCGGCGCTGTCCTGTCCGGACTGCGGCAGGGCGTTCCGGACCCCCTTCTGGCTCGCCATGCACTCGCAGGCCCACCTGCCCAGCTGGCAGGAAGCGCAGAAGAGGGCGCTGATCCGGAGGAAGGCTGCGTCCGGCGGGGGCTCGCCCATCCTGCTGGGGAGCTTCTCCGTCCTCAACCGGGTCCCTCTCTTCCGCTCGGGCGCCCCAGAGTCCCAAGAGCGGGGCCCCATGTCCTTCCCGCCAGATGCCCCCCCCCCGCAGCCCCGCCATCCTGAGAATGAGCTCGGACGGCCAGGTGGGAGGACCGAAGCCCCAGCTGCCCCGACTCCGCCGGAGACCCCTGAGCCGGACGGGTTTTCCACCCACGATCCACGGAGCTCCACAGAAACATCCAGACCCCCGCCCCGGGAGTCCTCTCCGCCCCAGGACCCGGAGGCACAAGCCCCAGGAAAGATCCTCCTGCTGGATCCCGGCTTCCTCGGGAGACCGGACCAGCCGGCCCCGGGGGGCCACGCCTTCGTCAAGCAGGCCTACCTGTCGGAGCGCGAGCGGGCTTCGGCGGCGCCTCTGACCCCCCTGGGAGACTCCGGCACGGATGACCCTCCGGACCGCAGCGGGCCCCGGGAGCCGGCGGGCTCGTCCGGCCGGGCTGCGCCCCGGGCCCCAGCGCGGCGCCCCTGCCCGGACTGCGGCGCCCTCTTCACCGTGCCCTGCTCCCTGGCGCTGCACTGGCGCCGGCGGCCGCGGCGGCCCCGGCGCCACGCCTGCTGGTGCGGCCTGTCCTGCCCCGGCCTGCTCCGGCTGCTCCGGCACCAGCTGGCGCACGTCCGGGACGCCAACTACATCTGCTGCGGCTGCGGCCAGGCGGTGCGGGGCGGCGCCCGGCTGGTCAGGCACTGGCGCAGGCACGGCCCCCCGGGGGCGCCCCTGACCTGCGTGTGCGGGGTCGCCTTCAAGAGGATCTCCAGCTTCGTGTGGCACCTGCTGAGAAACGCGGGAGGGTCCCCCGGCGGCCCCGGTCAGGGCACCCCTTTTCTAGCCAACCAGCGCTGA
- the smg9 gene encoding nonsense-mediated mRNA decay factor SMG9, giving the protein MSESGHSQPGMYGPGRRRRRRRDREPGMPGQNLSGPGREREYMPRERRDESEEPPGLVLQKTPIILAKPPGERLQSKPSQSSAAASGPPLEKPIVLIKAREEGKAGPPPDGASAGAPPAAGSGPKAEKEGQRPTQPVYQIQNRGMGSAAPSSSVDPVIGQAKLLPPEKMKHSLKLVDDQMNWCDSAMEYLRDQTDMLVVGVIGLQGTGKSTVMSLLSASAPEEDPRAYVFRAQSQEIKERAGNQTCGIDFFITQERVIFLDTQPILSPSVLDHLINNDRKLPPEYNLPHTYVEMQSLQIAAFLYTVCHVVVVVQDWFTDLSLYRFLQTAEMLKPSTPSASHDSSGPPGSEEGSEYYPHLVFLQNKAKRDEFCPRNLKKMHMVIDRLMMHSHLKFKGTLSMLDCNIFPGLERPYLDTEVNLFLLPVLDSEGEDALTRAGSGTAPLFSLLPGYRGHPSFSSLVAKLRSQVLAMPRCQLSHTILTEKNWFHYAARIWDGVKKSSALSEYSRLLS; this is encoded by the exons ATGTCGGAGTCGGGACACAGCCAGCCCGGGATGTACGGGCCGGGGcgcaggaggaggcgccgacgggACCGGGAGCCCGGGATGCCGGGTCAGAACCTGTCCGGGCCGGGGCGTGAGAGAGAGTATATGCCCCGAGAGCGAAGG GACGAGAGCGAGGAGCCCCCAGGCCTGGTGCTGCAGAAGACCCCCATTATCCTGGCCAAGCCCCCCGGGGAGAGG CTCCAGTCCAAGCCCAGCCAGAGCTCCGCCGCGGCCAGCGGCCCCCCCCTGGAGAAGCCCATCGTCCTGATCAAGGCCCGGGAGGAGGGGAAGGCGGGGCCGCCCCCTGACGGCGCCAGCGCCGGCGCCCCCCCGGCCGCGGGCTCCGGGCCCAAGGCGGAGAAGGAGGGCCAGCGCCCCACGCAGCCGGTCTACCAGATCCAGAACCGGGGCATGGGCTCGGCCGCGCCCAGCAGCTCTGTGGACC CCGTGATTGGCCAGGCGAAGCTCCTCCCCCCGGAGAAGATGAAGCACAGCCTGAAGCTGGTGGACGACCAGATGAACTGGTGTGACAGCGCCATGGAG TACCTGCGGGACCAGACGGACATGCTGGTGGTGGGCGTCATCGGGCTGCAGGGCACGGGCAAGTCCACCGTGATGTCGCTGCTGTCCGCCAGCGCGCCGGAGGAGGACCCCAG GGCTTACGTGTTCCGGGCGCAAAGCCAGGAGATCAAGGAGCGAGCGGGAAACCAGACCTGCGGCATCGACTTCTTCATCACCCAGGAGAGAGTCATCTTCCTCGACACGCAG CCCATCCTGAGCCCCTCGGTCCTGGACCACCTCATCAACAACGACCGCAAGCTGCCCCCCGAGTACAACCTGCCGCACACATACGTGGAAATGCAG TCCCTGCAGATCGCCGCCTTCCTCTACACGGTGTGCCACGTGGTGGTCGTGGTTCAGGACTGGTTCACCGACCTCAGCCTGTACAG GTTCCTCCAGACCGCCGAGATGCTGAAGCCGTCCACCCCGTCCGCCAGCCACGACTCCAGCGGCCCCCCGGGCTCCGAGGAGGGCAGCGAGTACTACCCCCACCTGG TGTTCTTGCAGAACAAGGCCAAGCGGGACGAGTTCTGCCCCCGGAACCTGAAGAAGATGCACATGGTGATCGACAGGCTGATGATGCACTCTCACCTGAAGTTCAAAG GCACCCTGTCCATGCTGGACTGCAATATCTTTCCTGGCCTGGAGAGACCGTACCTGGACACGGAGGTCAACCTCTTCCTGCTGCCCGTGCTGGACAGCGAGGGGGAGGACGCGCTGACGAGGGCAG GCTCCGGCACTGCGCCCCTGTTCTCCCTGCTGCCGGGGTACAGGGGGCACCCCAGCTTCTCCTCGCTGGTCGCCAAGCTGCGGAGCCAGGTCCTGGCCATGCCGCGATGCCAGCTGTCCCACACCATCCTCACGGAGAAGAACTG GTTCCACTACGCCGCTCGGATCTGGGATGGGGTTAAGAAGTCCTCCGCGCTCTCGGAGTACAGCCGGCTGCTGTCCTAG